The following proteins are co-located in the Mesorhizobium sp. M1E.F.Ca.ET.045.02.1.1 genome:
- a CDS encoding LysR substrate-binding domain-containing protein, with product MKAPLDLDQLQTFISIADTGSFTRAAEEVHRTQSAVSMQMRRLEERIGKPLFEKDGRTNKLTEEGDRLLSYARRLIYLNRETLAAFDDQRLEGTIRIGTPDDYADRFLPEIMARFSRSNPRVELTVICEPTPGLVEHIKRGNLDLALVTHNDTRGQSEVVRREPLLWVTSANHATHEQEILPMAFGRPNCVWRRAAVDVLDRQNREYRVLFSSFSATVITAAVLSGLAISVLPECALRPGMRVLGEADGFDALPDCRIGIMRGQTSQPEIVDALARHIAESLDNISVPVGEETGSFDFAALAFAKMKRTKANQILPGW from the coding sequence ATGAAAGCGCCGCTCGATCTCGATCAGTTGCAGACCTTCATCTCGATCGCCGACACCGGCAGCTTCACCCGGGCGGCCGAAGAGGTGCATCGCACGCAGTCGGCAGTGTCGATGCAGATGCGCCGGCTGGAGGAGCGGATCGGCAAGCCGCTGTTCGAAAAGGACGGGCGCACCAACAAGTTGACCGAGGAAGGCGACAGGCTGCTGTCCTATGCCAGGCGGCTGATCTACCTCAACCGCGAGACTTTAGCCGCCTTCGACGACCAGCGGCTGGAAGGCACGATCAGGATCGGCACGCCGGACGACTATGCCGACCGTTTCCTGCCCGAGATCATGGCGCGCTTCTCGCGCTCCAACCCGCGGGTCGAGCTGACCGTGATCTGCGAACCGACGCCCGGGCTGGTCGAGCACATCAAGCGCGGCAATCTCGACCTCGCGCTGGTGACGCACAACGACACCCGCGGCCAGTCGGAAGTGGTGCGGCGCGAACCGCTTTTGTGGGTCACCTCGGCCAACCACGCCACGCATGAGCAGGAAATCCTGCCGATGGCGTTCGGCCGGCCGAATTGCGTCTGGCGGCGCGCCGCCGTCGACGTGCTCGACCGGCAGAACCGCGAGTATCGCGTGCTGTTCTCCAGCTTCTCGGCCACCGTGATCACCGCCGCCGTGCTTTCCGGCCTCGCCATCTCGGTGCTGCCGGAATGCGCGCTCAGGCCCGGCATGCGCGTGCTTGGCGAGGCCGATGGGTTCGATGCGCTGCCGGACTGCCGGATCGGCATCATGCGCGGCCAGACCTCGCAGCCGGAGATCGTCGACGCCCTGGCCCGCCACATTGCGGAAAGCCTCGACAACATTTCCGTGCCCGTCGGCGAGGAGACGGGAAGCTTCGACTTCGCGGCGCTTGCTTTCGCCAAGATGAAGCGGACCAAGGCGAACCAGATCCTGCCCGGCTGGTAG
- a CDS encoding IS4 family transposase — translation MVLERMFARVSTGMRRLADTRAEKVAFTRLFRNRHVSTQEIIRTAAARTAELAAGRHVLIIEDSSEINYEAKASRKRGLGRVGNGTDIGLFVHPALAVDAVDGSVLGLAGATIWRREAEKADDYQALPIEAKESHKWIGTAKAACQALTDAPQMTVIGDREADIYEVFARLPDERTHVLIRAVRDRALGTRGERLFGAIAKTPEAGRIAFELQARPGRPARTVELAVRFTAVSLRQPRLGADSRDPRELTLNMVEVREIDPPSAKDAVIWRLLTTHSVETLADACRIVDLYRSRWSVEQLFRTVKSQAIDLEESLIADGDALERLAATALVVATKVMQLVHGRGSPGQRFQAAHLFDPTEITVLEVLIAKLEGKTQKQKNPHPTHTLAWAAWCIARLGGWNGYEKERPPGPITFTHGLRRFNAITHGFVLASQK, via the coding sequence ATGGTTCTGGAGCGCATGTTTGCGCGTGTCAGCACGGGCATGCGCCGGCTGGCCGACACGCGCGCCGAGAAGGTCGCATTCACACGCCTGTTTCGCAATCGCCACGTGAGCACGCAAGAGATCATCCGCACGGCGGCGGCGCGAACCGCCGAACTGGCCGCCGGCCGCCACGTGCTGATCATCGAGGACAGCAGCGAGATCAACTATGAAGCCAAGGCTTCGCGCAAGCGCGGCCTCGGTCGTGTCGGCAATGGCACGGATATCGGGCTGTTCGTGCATCCGGCGTTGGCCGTGGATGCCGTGGACGGCTCGGTCCTTGGCCTTGCAGGCGCCACGATCTGGCGGCGCGAGGCAGAGAAGGCGGATGACTACCAGGCGCTGCCGATCGAAGCCAAGGAAAGCCACAAGTGGATCGGCACCGCCAAGGCGGCATGCCAGGCGCTGACCGACGCGCCGCAGATGACGGTGATCGGCGACCGCGAGGCCGACATCTACGAAGTGTTTGCAAGGCTGCCCGACGAGCGCACCCATGTGCTCATCCGCGCTGTACGGGATCGGGCCTTGGGCACCCGGGGCGAGCGCCTGTTCGGCGCGATCGCCAAGACGCCGGAAGCCGGCCGCATTGCCTTCGAACTGCAGGCCCGACCCGGCCGGCCGGCCCGCACCGTCGAACTGGCCGTTCGCTTCACCGCGGTGAGCTTGCGCCAGCCCCGCCTTGGCGCCGACAGCCGCGATCCGCGCGAACTCACGCTCAACATGGTGGAAGTGCGTGAGATCGATCCACCTTCGGCCAAGGACGCGGTGATCTGGCGGCTGTTGACCACCCACAGCGTCGAAACGCTCGCCGATGCCTGCCGCATCGTCGACCTGTATCGCTCGCGTTGGAGCGTCGAACAGCTGTTTCGGACCGTGAAGTCGCAGGCCATCGATCTGGAGGAAAGTCTCATCGCCGACGGCGATGCACTCGAACGTCTGGCCGCCACCGCTCTGGTCGTCGCCACCAAGGTCATGCAACTCGTACACGGGCGTGGTTCGCCGGGCCAGCGCTTCCAGGCCGCACACCTCTTCGATCCCACCGAGATCACCGTCCTGGAAGTGCTCATCGCCAAGCTTGAAGGCAAGACCCAAAAGCAGAAGAACCCGCACCCCACGCACACGCTCGCCTGGGCCGCCTGGTGTATCGCCAGGCTCGGAGGCTGGAACGGCTACGAAAAGGAACGCCCGCCAGGGCCCATCACCTTCACCCACGGCCTCAGACGCTTCAACGCCATCACACACGGCTTCGTTCTGGCCTCGCAAAAATGA
- a CDS encoding DUF1127 domain-containing protein: protein MTTIEFASKTPRITTRPAVATLVVNALVNAYRAWKNRRAFYRLGEMSDAELADIGLTRADLHVAVAVPFGRDPTAKLRAIASDRADTIEDLARKVA from the coding sequence ATGACCACGATCGAATTCGCCTCCAAGACCCCGCGCATCACCACGCGTCCGGCCGTTGCGACGCTTGTGGTCAATGCTCTCGTCAACGCCTACCGCGCCTGGAAAAACCGCCGCGCCTTCTACCGCCTTGGCGAGATGTCGGACGCCGAGCTTGCCGATATCGGCCTCACCCGCGCCGACCTCCACGTCGCCGTTGCCGTGCCCTTTGGCCGCGATCCGACGGCGAAGCTGCGCGCGATTGCCAGCGACCGCGCCGACACGATCGAGGACCTCGCCCGCAAGGTGGCCTGA
- a CDS encoding FCD domain-containing protein: MSDIFSRIEHSRTADEVLQQIENLILEGVLRTGDRLPGERELARQFDVSRPILRDALKALEGRGLLTTRPGGGTHVADVIGQLFTKPVTDLISTHRKAVTDYLEYRREIEAVAAEYAARRATPEDLALLDRIMARMDEAHRTGDFDDEADIDVEFHHAVCECAHNIILLHTLRSCYRLLSEGVFQNRLLVFTVPGARDALLHQHRAIHAAIKAADPAAARKAAMDHITYVERSMAEAERSGDWQRVSRLRLRQRSEAGDIEPTRKRS, translated from the coding sequence TTGAGCGATATCTTCTCCAGGATCGAGCATTCGCGCACCGCCGACGAGGTGCTGCAGCAGATCGAGAACCTGATCCTGGAAGGCGTGCTGCGTACCGGCGACCGGCTGCCGGGCGAGCGCGAACTGGCGCGGCAGTTCGACGTGTCGCGGCCGATCCTGCGCGATGCGCTGAAGGCGCTGGAGGGACGTGGGCTGCTGACGACCAGGCCGGGCGGCGGCACTCATGTCGCCGACGTCATCGGCCAGCTTTTCACCAAGCCGGTGACCGACCTCATCTCCACGCACCGCAAGGCGGTGACCGATTATCTGGAGTACCGGCGCGAGATCGAAGCGGTGGCCGCCGAATACGCGGCGCGGCGGGCGACGCCCGAGGATCTGGCGCTGCTCGACCGCATCATGGCGCGCATGGACGAAGCGCACCGGACCGGCGATTTCGACGACGAGGCGGATATCGACGTCGAGTTCCATCACGCGGTCTGCGAATGCGCGCATAACATCATCCTCTTGCACACGCTGCGCTCGTGCTACCGGCTGCTCTCCGAGGGCGTGTTCCAGAACCGGCTCCTCGTGTTCACCGTGCCCGGGGCGCGCGACGCGCTGCTTCACCAGCACCGGGCAATCCATGCCGCGATCAAGGCGGCCGACCCTGCCGCCGCGCGCAAGGCCGCGATGGACCACATCACCTATGTCGAGCGCTCCATGGCGGAAGCCGAGCGCAGCGGCGACTGGCAGCGGGTGTCGCGGCTGCGGCTCAGGCAGCGCTCGGAAGCCGGCGACATCGAACCAACACGCAAACGCTCCTAA
- a CDS encoding type 1 glutamine amidotransferase yields the protein MRVLVVQNYENTGLGQVGAALKEAGAELDLRRPYEGDPLPQDAAGHDAMVVLGGGQNALADDDYPYFPSLLELTREFAGRDRSVLGICLGGQLVARAFGAENHIGRAVEFGWCGVSLTREAKADPVLGALPEEFPIFQWHDDTFDLPETAVRLAGNEVATNQAFRIGRAVYGFQFHFEADRPLVRDWSTSFAATIAERNPDWAGKLDDEMARNGPDADAAGLAIARAWVATI from the coding sequence ATGCGGGTGCTGGTGGTCCAGAACTACGAAAACACCGGCCTCGGTCAGGTCGGCGCCGCACTTAAGGAGGCCGGCGCCGAGCTCGACCTGCGGCGTCCCTATGAGGGTGACCCGCTGCCTCAGGACGCGGCCGGGCACGATGCGATGGTCGTGCTGGGCGGCGGGCAGAATGCGCTGGCCGACGACGACTACCCCTATTTTCCCTCTCTGCTCGAACTGACGCGCGAATTCGCCGGCAGGGACCGGTCGGTGCTCGGCATTTGCCTCGGCGGCCAGCTCGTCGCCCGCGCCTTTGGCGCCGAAAACCACATCGGCCGGGCGGTTGAGTTCGGCTGGTGCGGCGTGTCGCTGACGAGGGAAGCCAAGGCCGATCCCGTGCTCGGCGCGCTGCCAGAAGAATTCCCGATCTTCCAGTGGCACGACGACACGTTCGACCTGCCCGAAACCGCCGTCCGGCTCGCCGGCAACGAGGTCGCCACGAACCAGGCCTTTCGCATCGGCCGCGCCGTCTATGGCTTCCAGTTCCATTTCGAGGCCGACCGCCCGCTGGTGCGCGACTGGAGCACGTCCTTCGCGGCAACGATTGCCGAGCGTAACCCCGACTGGGCCGGCAAGCTCGACGACGAGATGGCCCGCAACGGGCCCGACGCCGACGCCGCCGGACTGGCGATCGCCCGCGCCTGGGTGGCGACGATCTAG
- a CDS encoding DUF3422 family protein produces the protein MSDETSNLEFQPRAQGSVMGFPAHEGRPGALGEVHARPHPLVEKPRVLIQLSFMTEGGAAVDHAVLSDLSRRLGIAAPERHARHHAMKWGKGTVRWERHTEFSTYLWEGPLAENGRGQEDSPFGNGFSPPGTVISGIRLEIRKWTQASEKLIAGFDPTSLCYSLVERGAAAIITDFRQDGDGLTRMLVLDRGLTPASTGALSHRLIDIETYRTLAMLGLPLALTLSGRARRIEDRLAQTTLEMKAAETRDSQTLLADLTELAAELEADAASSLYRFGASRAYDGIVSERLEALEEEPVQGYDTWAGFLQRRMAPAMRTCRSVEERQANLSRKLTRTTTLLRTWVDVEVEKQNRDLLASMNNRARLQLRLQQTVEGLSVAAVSYYVVGLIGYLAKGASIFGHTFAPEVVTAASVPVAVLLVWWAVRRVRRMHSEPAKHPGE, from the coding sequence GTGTCGGACGAGACGTCCAACCTCGAATTCCAGCCGCGCGCCCAAGGCAGCGTCATGGGCTTTCCGGCGCATGAGGGGCGGCCCGGCGCATTGGGCGAGGTGCATGCCCGGCCGCATCCGCTGGTCGAGAAGCCGCGTGTGCTCATCCAGCTCTCCTTCATGACCGAGGGCGGCGCCGCCGTCGACCATGCCGTGCTGTCCGACTTGTCGCGGCGCCTCGGTATCGCGGCGCCCGAACGCCATGCCCGTCACCATGCCATGAAATGGGGCAAGGGCACGGTTCGCTGGGAGCGGCACACCGAATTCTCGACCTATCTCTGGGAAGGGCCGCTCGCCGAGAACGGTCGGGGCCAGGAGGATTCGCCCTTCGGCAACGGCTTCTCGCCGCCCGGAACCGTGATCTCCGGCATCCGGCTCGAAATCCGCAAGTGGACGCAGGCGAGCGAGAAGCTGATCGCCGGCTTTGACCCGACCAGCCTCTGCTATTCGCTGGTCGAGCGGGGCGCGGCTGCCATCATCACCGACTTCCGTCAGGACGGCGATGGCCTGACCCGCATGTTGGTGCTCGACCGCGGCCTGACGCCGGCGAGCACCGGCGCCTTGTCGCATCGGCTGATCGACATCGAGACCTACCGGACGCTTGCTATGCTTGGCCTGCCGCTGGCGCTGACGCTGTCCGGCCGCGCCCGCCGCATCGAGGACCGGCTGGCCCAGACCACGTTGGAAATGAAGGCGGCCGAGACCCGCGACAGCCAGACGCTGCTCGCCGACCTCACCGAGCTTGCCGCCGAGCTGGAGGCCGACGCCGCCTCCAGTCTCTACCGTTTCGGCGCCAGCCGCGCCTATGACGGTATCGTCAGCGAAAGGCTGGAGGCGTTGGAGGAGGAGCCTGTGCAGGGCTACGACACCTGGGCCGGCTTCCTGCAACGGCGCATGGCGCCGGCCATGCGCACCTGCCGCTCGGTGGAGGAGCGCCAGGCCAATCTGTCGCGAAAACTCACCCGCACCACCACGTTGCTGCGTACCTGGGTCGATGTCGAGGTCGAGAAGCAGAACCGTGACCTGCTCGCCTCGATGAACAACCGTGCCCGGCTGCAATTGCGACTGCAGCAGACCGTCGAAGGCCTCTCGGTCGCCGCCGTGTCCTACTATGTCGTCGGCCTAATCGGCTATCTCGCCAAAGGCGCCTCGATCTTCGGCCACACCTTCGCGCCGGAAGTCGTCACTGCGGCTTCGGTGCCGGTTGCAGTGCTGCTCGTCTGGTGGGCTGTGCGCCGTGTGC
- a CDS encoding metallophosphoesterase, whose product MIETGIHYLDARGPDGMRLYAIGDVHGRHDLLAAMHRRIESELEYAPSSDWRIIHLGDYVDRGPDSKGVIDFLIEARERDPRNLTLAGNHDIGMLEFLAEPDADGLFMRYGGIQTAASYGVKLSTGSSWFGRPDEVLAHGHAALVEALPQAHVDFLRSLSFSVTFGDFFFCHAGIRPGIPLESQSPQDLIWIRDAFHDHPGLHPKVIVHGHTPVPETEVLANRVNVDTLAWQSGMLSALAVNGGDKRIVTVQGKAF is encoded by the coding sequence TTGATTGAGACCGGCATTCATTATCTCGACGCTCGCGGGCCGGACGGCATGCGGCTCTATGCGATCGGCGACGTGCATGGCCGCCATGACCTGCTTGCCGCGATGCATCGCCGGATCGAAAGCGAGCTGGAATATGCACCGTCATCCGATTGGCGCATCATCCATCTCGGCGACTATGTCGACCGCGGACCGGATTCCAAAGGCGTCATCGATTTCCTGATCGAGGCAAGAGAGCGCGACCCGCGCAACCTGACGCTTGCCGGCAATCACGACATCGGCATGCTGGAATTTCTTGCCGAGCCCGACGCGGACGGCCTGTTCATGCGCTATGGCGGTATCCAGACCGCGGCGTCATACGGGGTGAAGCTCTCGACCGGCAGCAGCTGGTTCGGCAGGCCGGACGAGGTGCTGGCGCACGGACACGCGGCATTGGTCGAAGCCTTGCCGCAAGCCCATGTCGACTTCCTGCGCTCGCTGTCCTTTTCAGTGACCTTCGGCGACTTCTTCTTCTGTCACGCCGGCATCAGGCCCGGCATTCCGCTCGAAAGCCAGAGCCCGCAGGACCTGATCTGGATCCGCGACGCCTTCCACGACCACCCCGGCCTTCACCCGAAGGTGATCGTGCACGGGCACACACCGGTGCCAGAGACCGAGGTTTTGGCCAACCGCGTCAATGTCGACACGCTCGCCTGGCAATCGGGAATGCTGAGCGCCCTTGCCGTTAACGGCGGCGACAAGCGTATCGTGACCGTGCAGGGAAAGGCGTTCTAG
- a CDS encoding DUF937 domain-containing protein, translating into MPSLFDIFSQAQNGAGMQALAQQYGLSMQQTQAAIQALLPAFSQGLQRNTADPYGMGAFMTAMASGQHAKYFEDATRAFSPQGINEGNGILGHLFGSKDLSRAVAAQAAQATGLSQQVLQQMLPAMASMMMGGLFKQTNNQMQAAGGFGGGSNPLGEIIEEMMRQAGGGAQAPQPAPNPYGDNPLGKVLQDMFGGGTQQPQSQPQQTPNPYGDNPLGKVLQDMFGGGAQQTQNQPQQTQSPYGDNPLGKMFEEMLRQGGGFGLPGGQPAPQQPQQRQPQQSEPQPQTNPSGRPRNPFDDIFGQMFETGAQQRDEYQKGMETIFDQFKRGMERR; encoded by the coding sequence ATGCCTTCCCTGTTCGACATTTTTTCGCAAGCCCAGAACGGCGCCGGCATGCAGGCGCTGGCTCAGCAGTATGGCCTGTCGATGCAGCAGACCCAGGCAGCGATCCAGGCGCTGCTACCCGCCTTCTCGCAGGGGCTGCAGCGTAACACCGCCGATCCTTACGGGATGGGCGCCTTCATGACGGCGATGGCGAGCGGCCAGCACGCCAAATATTTCGAGGACGCCACCAGAGCCTTTTCGCCGCAAGGCATCAACGAGGGCAACGGCATTCTCGGCCACCTGTTCGGCTCGAAGGACCTGTCGCGCGCCGTCGCCGCCCAGGCCGCGCAGGCCACCGGGCTCAGCCAGCAGGTGCTGCAGCAGATGCTGCCGGCGATGGCCTCGATGATGATGGGCGGGCTGTTCAAGCAGACCAACAACCAGATGCAGGCCGCCGGCGGCTTCGGCGGCGGCAGCAACCCGCTTGGCGAAATCATCGAGGAGATGATGCGGCAGGCGGGAGGCGGCGCGCAGGCGCCGCAACCGGCGCCCAATCCTTATGGCGACAATCCTCTGGGCAAGGTGCTTCAGGACATGTTCGGCGGCGGCACGCAGCAGCCGCAAAGCCAGCCGCAGCAGACGCCGAACCCTTACGGCGATAATCCGCTTGGCAAGGTGCTGCAGGACATGTTCGGCGGCGGCGCGCAGCAGACGCAAAACCAGCCTCAGCAGACGCAGAGCCCTTATGGCGACAATCCGCTCGGCAAGATGTTCGAGGAGATGCTGCGCCAGGGCGGCGGCTTCGGCTTGCCGGGCGGTCAGCCGGCGCCGCAGCAGCCGCAACAGCGCCAACCCCAACAGAGTGAGCCGCAGCCGCAGACCAATCCGAGCGGCCGGCCGCGAAACCCGTTTGACGACATTTTCGGCCAGATGTTCGAGACCGGCGCGCAGCAGCGCGACGAGTATCAGAAGGGCATGGAAACGATCTTCGACCAGTTCAAGCGCGGCATGGAACGGCGGTAG
- a CDS encoding glutamate--cysteine ligase: protein MARDTTDTSPIEGIDELVGYLAAGNKPRDKWRIGTEHEKFPFYVDGNAPVPYGGERGIRAILEGMQEKLGWDPIMDAGRIIGLVEPTGQGAISLEPGGQFELSGAPLESIHQTCREGNAHLAQVREIAEPLGIRFLGLGGSPKWSLAETPKMPKSRYEIMTRYMPKVGSKGLDMMYRTCTIQVNLDFESETDMRRKMQVSLKLQPLSTALFANSPFTESHPNGLQSWRGDIWRDTDNQRSGMLEFCFAPDFGFADYVEWALDVPMYFVIRDGHYHDMTRYTFRQFMAGAARGEVPDGLPTMGDWANHLSTLFPDVRLKRFLEMRGADGGPWRRICALPAFWVGLLYDEQALDAAETLTSSWTYKEALAMRNAVPEQGIAAPFRNATLRDVARDVLAISRMGLKNRCKKNRDGYDETSFLNTLDEVVARGTTSAEEMLSAYHTRWGGSIEPVFMEYAY from the coding sequence ATGGCGCGCGACACAACCGATACCAGTCCCATCGAAGGCATCGACGAACTCGTCGGCTACCTGGCCGCGGGCAACAAGCCGCGCGACAAATGGCGCATCGGCACCGAGCACGAGAAATTCCCCTTCTATGTCGACGGCAATGCGCCGGTGCCCTATGGCGGCGAGCGCGGCATCCGCGCCATCCTGGAAGGCATGCAGGAAAAGCTCGGCTGGGATCCGATCATGGATGCCGGCCGCATCATCGGCCTGGTCGAGCCGACCGGCCAGGGCGCGATCTCGCTGGAGCCGGGCGGGCAGTTCGAGCTTTCCGGCGCGCCGCTGGAGTCGATCCACCAGACCTGCCGCGAGGGCAACGCGCATCTGGCGCAGGTGCGCGAGATCGCCGAGCCCCTCGGCATCCGCTTCCTCGGCCTCGGCGGCAGCCCGAAATGGTCGCTCGCCGAAACGCCGAAAATGCCGAAGTCGCGCTACGAGATCATGACCCGCTACATGCCGAAGGTCGGATCGAAGGGCCTCGACATGATGTACCGCACCTGCACGATACAGGTGAATCTCGACTTCGAAAGCGAGACCGACATGCGGCGAAAAATGCAGGTGTCGCTGAAGCTGCAGCCGCTGTCGACGGCGCTGTTCGCCAATTCGCCTTTCACGGAGAGCCATCCGAACGGCCTTCAGAGCTGGCGCGGCGACATCTGGCGCGATACCGACAACCAGCGCTCCGGCATGCTGGAATTCTGCTTTGCACCCGACTTCGGCTTTGCCGACTATGTCGAATGGGCGCTCGACGTGCCGATGTATTTCGTCATTCGCGACGGCCACTATCACGACATGACGCGCTACACATTCCGCCAGTTCATGGCGGGTGCCGCCCGCGGCGAAGTGCCCGACGGGCTACCGACAATGGGCGACTGGGCCAACCACCTGTCGACCCTCTTTCCGGACGTGCGGCTGAAGCGCTTCCTCGAAATGCGCGGCGCCGACGGCGGACCATGGCGGCGCATCTGCGCCCTGCCGGCCTTCTGGGTCGGGCTGCTCTATGACGAGCAGGCGCTGGACGCCGCCGAGACGCTGACATCGAGCTGGACCTACAAGGAAGCTCTGGCGATGCGCAACGCCGTGCCGGAGCAGGGCATTGCGGCGCCGTTCCGCAACGCCACCTTGCGCGACGTCGCCCGCGACGTGCTCGCCATCTCGCGCATGGGACTGAAGAATCGCTGCAAGAAGAACCGCGACGGCTATGACGAGACCTCGTTCCTCAACACCCTCGACGAGGTGGTGGCGCGCGGCACCACCAGCGCCGAGGAGATGCTGTCTGCCTATCACACACGCTGGGGCGGCTCGATCGAGCCGGTATTCATGGAATACGCCTATTAG
- a CDS encoding 16S rRNA (uracil(1498)-N(3))-methyltransferase, which translates to MRANYKMQRLFVPDDLGPGTEFDAGQQQSHYLAHVLRLGEGAEVLLFNGRDGEWSAAIAARSKKAVRLKVLSLQRPQPPLPDLVYCFAPLKQGRLDYLVQKAVEMGAGILQPIVTQHTQVAKPGIDRLRANVVEAAEQCGILAVPEVREAAKLERLLGGWDKERRLIFCDEDASTNNPLPALQKVREKKLALLVGPEGGFSDDERRMLRALPFVTAIPLGPRILRADTAAVAALAVMQATIGDW; encoded by the coding sequence ATGCGCGCCAACTACAAGATGCAGCGGCTGTTCGTGCCGGACGATCTCGGACCAGGCACCGAATTCGATGCCGGACAACAGCAGAGCCACTATCTCGCGCATGTGCTGCGGCTCGGCGAAGGCGCGGAAGTTCTTCTTTTCAACGGCCGCGACGGCGAATGGTCGGCGGCGATCGCCGCCAGATCCAAGAAGGCAGTCCGGCTCAAGGTGCTCTCCCTGCAGCGGCCGCAGCCGCCACTGCCCGATCTGGTCTATTGCTTCGCCCCGCTGAAGCAGGGCCGGCTCGACTATCTGGTGCAGAAGGCGGTGGAGATGGGCGCCGGCATCCTCCAGCCGATCGTCACCCAGCATACGCAGGTGGCGAAGCCCGGCATCGACCGGCTGCGCGCCAATGTCGTCGAGGCGGCCGAGCAATGCGGCATCCTGGCCGTGCCGGAGGTGCGCGAGGCGGCAAAGCTGGAGCGGCTGCTCGGCGGCTGGGACAAGGAGCGGCGGCTGATCTTCTGCGACGAGGACGCCTCGACCAACAACCCGCTGCCGGCGTTGCAGAAGGTGCGGGAGAAAAAACTCGCGCTGCTGGTCGGGCCGGAAGGCGGATTTTCCGATGACGAACGCAGGATGCTGAGGGCGTTGCCTTTCGTCACCGCCATCCCGCTCGGACCGCGCATCCTGCGCGCCGATACGGCGGCGGTGGCGGCGCTCGCGGTGATGCAGGCGACGATCGGCGACTGGTAG
- a CDS encoding alpha-hydroxy acid oxidase, which produces MSEILTIADLKDLARRKVPKMFFDYADSGAWTESTYRANEEDFGKIKFRQRVLVDMSNRSLESTMIGQKVAMPVALAPTGLTGMQHADGEMLAAQAAEAFGVPFTLSTMSICSIEDVASVTKKPFWFQLYVMRDKDFVLNLIDRAKAAKCSALVLTLDLQILGQRHKDVRNGLSAPPKMTLANIIDMAIKPRWCLGMAGTPRRTFRNIVGHAKDVGDVFSLSSWTTEQFDPQLSWKDVAWIKERWGGKLILKGILDKEDALMAAETGADAIVVSNHGGRQLDGAASSISVLEEIADAVGDRIEVHMDGGIRSGQDVLKALCLGAKGTYIGRPFLYGLGAMGKAGVTKALEIIRKEMDITLALCGKRLVTDMGKDQLRR; this is translated from the coding sequence ATGAGCGAAATTCTCACCATCGCCGACCTCAAGGACCTGGCGCGCCGCAAGGTACCGAAGATGTTCTTCGACTATGCCGATTCCGGCGCCTGGACCGAGAGCACCTACCGCGCCAACGAAGAGGATTTCGGCAAGATAAAATTCCGCCAGCGCGTGCTGGTCGACATGAGCAACCGCTCGCTGGAATCGACCATGATCGGCCAGAAGGTGGCGATGCCGGTGGCGCTGGCCCCGACCGGCCTGACCGGCATGCAGCATGCCGACGGCGAGATGCTGGCGGCGCAGGCGGCAGAGGCGTTCGGCGTGCCGTTCACGCTGTCGACGATGAGCATATGCTCGATCGAGGATGTCGCCTCCGTCACCAAGAAGCCGTTCTGGTTCCAGCTTTATGTGATGCGCGACAAGGATTTCGTGCTCAACCTCATCGATCGCGCCAAGGCGGCGAAGTGCTCGGCGCTGGTGCTGACGCTCGATTTGCAGATCCTCGGCCAGCGCCACAAGGATGTGCGCAACGGGCTGTCGGCGCCGCCCAAGATGACGCTCGCCAACATCATCGACATGGCCATCAAGCCGCGCTGGTGCCTGGGCATGGCCGGCACGCCGCGTCGAACCTTCCGCAACATCGTTGGCCATGCCAAGGATGTCGGCGACGTCTTTTCGCTGTCGTCCTGGACGACGGAGCAGTTCGATCCGCAGCTTTCGTGGAAGGATGTCGCCTGGATCAAGGAGCGTTGGGGCGGCAAGCTGATCCTGAAGGGCATTCTCGACAAGGAGGACGCGCTGATGGCGGCCGAGACCGGCGCCGACGCGATCGTCGTGTCGAACCACGGCGGACGCCAGCTCGACGGCGCCGCTTCTTCGATTTCGGTGCTGGAGGAGATCGCCGATGCGGTCGGCGACAGGATCGAGGTGCATATGGACGGCGGCATCCGCTCTGGCCAGGACGTGCTCAAGGCGCTCTGCCTCGGCGCCAAGGGCACCTATATCGGCCGGCCCTTCCTCTATGGACTCGGCGCGATGGGCAAGGCGGGCGTCACCAAGGCGCTCGAAATCATCCGCAAGGAGATGGACATCACGCTGGCGCTGTGCGGTAAGCGTTTGGTAACCGACATGGGCAAGGACCAGCTGCGACGCTAG